CACCACCATGTCGGCCACCCCGAACGCCGGGCCGACGTAACCGGCGGGGTGCCGGACGCGGAACCGGTTGCCCGGGTCGACCAGCTCGCTCAGCGGCACCCGGGCGACCCGCGCCACCTCCCGCGGGTCGCCGGTGGTCACGTCGCGGGGGTCGTCCCACCAGCCCAGCACCGGGACGACGAGGTTGTCCGACGGCCCGAGGAACAGCGCGGGCAGGGTGGCGAGCACCCGCACGCCGGACGGGTCGACGCCGGCCTCCTCGTGGGCCTCGCGCAGCGCCGTGCCGACCGGGTAGTCGTCGCCGGGGTCGGCGCCACCGCCGGGGAAGGCCGGCTGACCGGCGTGGCTGCGCAGGTGCGCCGACTTCTCGATCAGCAGCACGTCGGGCCCGGCCGGGCCCTCGCCGAAGAGGATGAGCACCGCCGAGCGCCGGGCGCTGTCGGAGGCCTGGCCGTGCCGGTGCCACAGCGGCAGCTGGCCGGCGTTGGCGACCAGCCGCTGCAGGTGCTCGGGCAGCTCCGGGAGCTCCTCGGCGGAGACGGTCACAGCTGCACCCCGAGGTGCTCGGCCACGAGCCCCTGGAACTCCTCGAGCGAGTGCACCGGGCCGACCTGGACGTGGGCGACCGACCCGTCGGCGGCCAGGAAGAAGGTGTACGGGAGGTTGTTGACCCCCATCCCGGTCATCACCTCGCCGTCGGCGTCGAACGCGCTCGGGAAGGTCACCCCTGCGTCGTCGGCGAAGGAGGCCGCCGCGGGCACGCGGTCGACCGAGACCACGCCCAGCACCCGCACCTGGTCACCGGCGGTGTCGGCGAGCTGCTGGACCAGCGGCAGCTCCTCCCGGCAGGGGGCGCACCAGCTGGCCCACAGGTTGAGCACGGTGGGCACCCCGGGGGCCCGGCTGAGGTCGAGGGTGCCGCCGCCGAAGCACTCGAAGACGGTGGCCGGCAGGTCGCTCTCGGCCGCCGGGACCTCGGGCTGCTCCGGGCACGGCTCGAGGTCGGTCTCCACCGAGCCCACGTCGCTGCCCGCCGGTGACGCGACGGTCTCCTCGGGCGCCGCCTCCTCGGACGAGCAGCCGGTGAGCACGCCCGCCAGGAGACCGATGGCGCCCAGGGCGCGCAGTGCCCGGCTCACTCGGTGTCCGAGGCGGCCGGGGTCTTGACCAGCTTGGCCGCGGCCTCGGGGTCGAGCGGGCCGATCCCGTA
The Modestobacter marinus DNA segment above includes these coding regions:
- a CDS encoding NUDIX hydrolase, which codes for MTVSAEELPELPEHLQRLVANAGQLPLWHRHGQASDSARRSAVLILFGEGPAGPDVLLIEKSAHLRSHAGQPAFPGGGADPGDDYPVGTALREAHEEAGVDPSGVRVLATLPALFLGPSDNLVVPVLGWWDDPRDVTTGDPREVARVARVPLSELVDPGNRFRVRHPAGYVGPAFGVADMVVWGFTAALLDAVLEAAGLHQPWDDRDVRPLAVPPVRPGDVPAEPVDSDVADRAAPTVAEDTGLSSSARTVPGR
- a CDS encoding TlpA family protein disulfide reductase, with translation MSRALRALGAIGLLAGVLTGCSSEEAAPEETVASPAGSDVGSVETDLEPCPEQPEVPAAESDLPATVFECFGGGTLDLSRAPGVPTVLNLWASWCAPCREELPLVQQLADTAGDQVRVLGVVSVDRVPAAASFADDAGVTFPSAFDADGEVMTGMGVNNLPYTFFLAADGSVAHVQVGPVHSLEEFQGLVAEHLGVQL